The Muricauda sp. SCSIO 65647 genome includes a region encoding these proteins:
- a CDS encoding sulfatase-like hydrolase/transferase has protein sequence MNTSKLDRYTLKQYTRLTIAFFLCLLLLSVCQYTILYFKGVVEAIFSTSFFIAVAHQLGFASVMAVILLFPFNFWENLRPRYGFNLVFVLLALLLIIEAMLIAYYCTALVPLGSDLLGYSFADIKETVSNSGGISFLPILGLVAIIAAFFGLYKLTSRYYHHIGRMYPFTIILFSLFISTLFLDGKPINQSKTQYLALNLYRSTTEDTSYEADVEYPLIKSQHTENVLGGYFELKEEKPNIVMIIVEGLGRDFVGEGAEFGGFTPFLDSLSQQSLYWENCLSTTGRTFGVLPAITGSLPFGKSGFMELEKYPNKLTLFSILKNNGYHTSFYQGTNSAFDGVDRFLLSENVDFVLDKSGFGVDYQIQSEDANGSSWGYPDRELFRKSMTLPRDSDKPRMEVYMTISNHEPFIPPNQDHYEKKVKELLPGSGHDSKTKRVIKKNSNIFATLLYTDDALKFVIEEYKKLPNYGNTIFVITGDHRLIPIPQRNTISRFHVPLIVYSPMLKETRKMSSVSSHFDVAPTLLALLESQYEMKMPKKVAWMGGALDTYEEFRSTKDIPLMRNKNELKEYVSGEKVYSDGSVYEIDEDMNFNSALGGSKIEQKLNAFKSMNAYVTTNDRIIPDSLAIFTIKKEKFTDSEIVWINSLYNGFNSDTYYMIARDLAFDDEYDKSLLLCRYILSERPSHIDTKVLTGRVNAWRGNREKAIEILRECIDQNPNYIDSYAALFDVYFWDARHKEALQLVEQVQRNSSSVDEIADKIARAKREARKAGVSLAKTRKKPEKQDVVASLDQ, from the coding sequence ATGAATACAAGTAAACTCGATAGATATACCTTAAAGCAGTACACAAGACTGACCATTGCATTCTTTCTGTGCCTGTTGCTGTTATCGGTTTGTCAATATACCATTCTTTATTTCAAAGGGGTGGTAGAGGCTATATTCAGCACCAGTTTTTTCATTGCTGTCGCGCACCAATTGGGTTTCGCCTCTGTTATGGCCGTGATACTGCTATTCCCCTTTAATTTTTGGGAAAACCTAAGACCTAGGTACGGGTTCAACCTCGTTTTTGTACTGCTTGCCCTTTTATTGATCATTGAGGCCATGCTCATTGCCTATTATTGTACGGCCCTTGTCCCGTTGGGGTCTGATTTATTGGGCTATAGCTTTGCCGATATCAAAGAGACGGTATCAAACTCGGGAGGCATTTCCTTTTTGCCCATTTTGGGGCTGGTGGCCATTATTGCGGCATTCTTTGGGCTGTACAAACTGACTTCGAGGTATTACCACCATATCGGTAGAATGTATCCGTTTACCATCATTCTTTTCAGTCTGTTCATCTCTACGCTTTTTTTGGATGGAAAGCCCATCAATCAAAGTAAGACCCAATACTTGGCATTGAACCTTTACCGTTCAACAACAGAAGACACCTCGTACGAAGCCGATGTGGAATATCCCTTGATCAAGTCGCAACATACCGAAAACGTATTGGGTGGGTATTTTGAACTGAAGGAAGAAAAACCCAACATCGTTATGATCATCGTGGAAGGATTGGGTCGCGATTTTGTCGGCGAAGGAGCTGAATTTGGAGGTTTCACGCCCTTCTTGGATTCCCTCAGCCAGCAATCGCTCTATTGGGAAAACTGTTTGAGCACCACTGGTCGTACGTTTGGGGTGTTGCCCGCGATTACGGGTTCGTTGCCCTTTGGGAAGAGTGGTTTTATGGAGCTTGAAAAATATCCGAACAAGCTGACCTTGTTCAGCATCTTGAAGAACAATGGTTATCACACCTCGTTCTATCAAGGCACCAATAGCGCCTTTGATGGGGTAGATCGTTTTCTTCTTAGCGAAAATGTTGACTTTGTTCTCGATAAGTCCGGTTTTGGGGTCGATTACCAAATACAGTCTGAAGATGCCAATGGGTCGTCATGGGGGTACCCTGACAGGGAATTGTTCAGAAAGAGCATGACCTTACCCCGCGATAGCGATAAACCCAGAATGGAGGTCTATATGACCATTAGCAACCATGAGCCCTTCATACCCCCGAACCAAGACCATTATGAAAAGAAAGTGAAAGAGTTACTGCCTGGTAGCGGCCATGACTCAAAAACGAAAAGAGTCATTAAAAAGAACAGCAATATTTTTGCCACACTGCTATATACAGATGATGCGTTAAAGTTCGTAATCGAAGAGTATAAAAAGCTGCCCAATTATGGGAACACCATTTTTGTCATCACGGGCGACCATAGGTTGATACCCATACCCCAACGAAACACGATAAGCAGGTTTCATGTGCCCTTGATAGTGTACAGCCCAATGCTGAAAGAGACCAGAAAGATGAGTTCGGTTTCTTCCCACTTTGATGTGGCGCCCACCCTGTTGGCCCTGCTAGAAAGCCAATACGAAATGAAAATGCCCAAAAAAGTGGCTTGGATGGGCGGTGCCCTTGATACGTATGAAGAGTTCAGAAGCACCAAAGATATACCGTTGATGCGAAATAAAAATGAATTGAAAGAATATGTGAGTGGAGAAAAAGTCTACTCAGATGGTTCGGTATATGAAATTGATGAAGACATGAATTTCAACAGTGCATTGGGAGGTTCTAAAATTGAACAAAAGCTGAATGCGTTCAAATCGATGAACGCCTATGTGACCACCAATGATAGGATCATACCCGATAGTCTTGCCATTTTTACCATCAAAAAAGAAAAATTCACCGACAGTGAGATTGTGTGGATTAACAGCCTTTACAACGGATTCAACTCTGATACCTACTACATGATCGCCAGAGACTTGGCATTTGATGATGAGTATGACAAATCATTGTTGTTATGCCGTTACATTCTTTCAGAGCGTCCGAGCCATATTGACACCAAGGTACTTACGGGCCGGGTGAATGCATGGAGGGGAAATCGGGAAAAAGCAATAGAAATATTGAGAGAATGCATCGATCAGAATCCCAATTACATCGATTCATACGCAGCACTGTTCGACGTCTATTTTTGGGATGCACGGCACAAAGAAGCCTTACAACTCGTAGAACAGGTACAGCGCAATAGCTCAAGTGTCGATGAGATTGCCGATAAGATCGCAAGGGCAAAAAGAGAAGCTAGAAAAGCAGGGGTATCATTGGCAAAGACACGTAAAAAACCAGAAAAACAAGATGTGGTGGCATCTCTAGACCAATAA